From a region of the Spelaeicoccus albus genome:
- a CDS encoding multifunctional oxoglutarate decarboxylase/oxoglutarate dehydrogenase thiamine pyrophosphate-binding subunit/dihydrolipoyllysine-residue succinyltransferase subunit → MSDQTTQRVPADFGANEWLVDEMYERFLEDKNSVDKAWWSFFENYQPDKSDSESATKDTGAAKHSAAHSADGKQAPAATQSAPKQPAKPAAKKTEAKPAEAKKTAPATKADPSAKSEPAKKEAPEDDDAPDVTPLRGPAKALATNMDQSIEVPTATSVRAIPAKLLIDNRIVINSHLRRTRGGKVSFTHIIGYAIIRALSKFPSQNVFYDVVDGKPSVVKPQHVTFGLAIDIPKKDGSRALLVPNIKKAETMDFAQYWHAYEELVGKARDGKLGAADFAGTTVSLTNPGGIGTVHSVPRLTKGQGCIIGVGSLDYPAEYQGASLETVTRLGVSKILTLTSTYDHRVIQGAGSGEFLRLVHQLLLGEDNFYDDIFSALRLPWEPVRWITDIYVDPEDEVNKTARVQELIDAYRTRGHLMANTDPLVYQQHRHPDLDIQSHGLTLWDLDRHFPTGGFGGKPRMLLRDILGVLRDSYVRTTGIEYMHISDPVQRRWFQNKVEKKYDKPSREDQLHLLGRLNAAEAFETFLQTKYVGQKRFSLEGGESAIALLDQVLTDSADAGLHEVAIGMPHRGRLNVLANIAGKSYGQIFREFEGTQDPRSVQGSGDVKYHLGTEGEYTSRSGNSTQVYLAANPSHLEAVDPVLEGITRAKQDRIDMGGAAFPVLPVLMHGDAAFAGQGVVTETLNLSELRGYRTGGTIHVVVNNQVGFTTGPGSARSSFYSTDAAKIINAPIIHVNGDDPEAVVRAARLAFDYRQEFAKDIVIDMICYRRRGHNEGDDPSMTQPMMYELIEGKRSVRRLYNEALIGRGDISKEEAEQALKDYQSRLEGAFAETHEAQTSGIPVVTGDTSPVADLERPSAQRDEPNAASIDTAVDRSVIETIGKAHVSPPEGFTVHKKLKSLLEKRQQMTLNGNIDWGFGELLAFGSLLLEGIPVRLSGQDSRRGTFVQRHSVLIDRNNGTEWTPLSNLSDEQAKLLIYDSSLSEYAVMGFEYGYSVERSDALVLWEAQFGDFANGAQSIMDEFISSAEQKWQQNSSVVLLLPHGYEGQGPDHSSARIERYLQMCAENNMTVALPSTPASHFHLLRRQAHARPRRPLIVFTPKSMLRLKAAASDVEDFTEGHFQTVIEETSEQIDPKNVDRVLLVSGKLYWELVAAREKAGDTKTAIIRFEQLYPLVPADIAAALDGYGDAELVWVQEEPANQGPWPFIALNLPEHLGGKTLRVVARRASAATATGLGRVHAAEQKALVNKAFER, encoded by the coding sequence GTGTCCGATCAGACAACCCAACGGGTACCGGCAGACTTCGGTGCCAACGAGTGGCTTGTTGACGAAATGTACGAACGGTTCTTGGAGGATAAGAATTCGGTAGACAAGGCCTGGTGGTCGTTCTTCGAGAATTATCAGCCGGACAAATCCGATTCGGAATCAGCCACGAAGGACACCGGCGCAGCCAAACACTCGGCCGCGCACTCGGCCGACGGCAAGCAGGCTCCCGCGGCCACTCAGTCCGCGCCCAAGCAGCCGGCGAAGCCGGCGGCCAAGAAGACCGAAGCAAAGCCTGCCGAAGCCAAAAAGACGGCACCGGCCACGAAGGCCGATCCGTCGGCAAAATCGGAGCCCGCCAAAAAGGAGGCGCCCGAGGACGACGACGCACCCGACGTCACGCCGCTGCGCGGGCCCGCCAAGGCGCTGGCGACGAATATGGACCAGAGCATCGAGGTCCCCACTGCGACAAGCGTGCGAGCCATCCCGGCCAAGCTGCTGATCGACAATCGGATCGTCATCAACTCGCATTTGCGCCGTACCCGCGGCGGCAAGGTGTCGTTCACTCACATCATCGGGTACGCCATCATCCGTGCCTTGTCGAAGTTCCCGTCGCAAAACGTGTTCTATGACGTGGTCGACGGCAAGCCGAGCGTCGTGAAGCCGCAACACGTGACGTTCGGGCTGGCCATTGACATCCCGAAGAAGGACGGCTCGCGCGCACTTCTGGTGCCGAACATCAAAAAAGCCGAAACCATGGACTTCGCGCAGTACTGGCATGCGTATGAAGAACTTGTCGGAAAGGCCCGCGACGGAAAGCTCGGAGCCGCCGATTTCGCCGGCACCACTGTGTCGCTGACGAATCCGGGCGGCATCGGAACCGTGCATTCCGTTCCGCGCTTGACCAAGGGCCAGGGCTGCATCATCGGCGTCGGCTCGCTCGACTATCCGGCCGAATACCAGGGCGCCAGCCTCGAGACCGTCACGCGGCTCGGCGTGTCCAAGATTTTGACCTTGACGTCCACCTACGACCATCGCGTCATCCAGGGCGCCGGGTCGGGCGAGTTCTTGCGCCTGGTGCACCAGCTGCTTCTGGGCGAGGACAACTTCTACGACGACATCTTCAGCGCCCTTCGACTGCCCTGGGAACCGGTTCGCTGGATCACCGACATCTACGTCGATCCGGAAGACGAAGTCAACAAGACGGCCCGCGTGCAAGAGCTCATCGACGCGTACCGCACCCGCGGCCACTTGATGGCGAACACGGACCCCCTGGTCTACCAACAGCACCGGCACCCGGATCTCGATATCCAGTCGCACGGCCTGACGCTGTGGGATCTCGACAGGCACTTCCCAACCGGGGGCTTCGGCGGCAAGCCGCGGATGCTGCTGCGCGACATTCTCGGCGTGCTGCGCGATTCGTATGTGCGCACCACGGGCATCGAGTACATGCACATCTCCGATCCCGTGCAACGGCGCTGGTTCCAGAACAAGGTCGAGAAGAAATACGACAAGCCCAGTCGTGAAGACCAGCTGCATCTCCTGGGCCGGTTGAACGCGGCCGAAGCCTTCGAGACGTTCCTCCAGACCAAGTACGTCGGCCAAAAGCGGTTCAGCCTCGAAGGCGGCGAATCCGCCATTGCGCTGCTCGACCAGGTGTTGACGGACTCGGCGGACGCCGGCCTGCACGAGGTGGCCATCGGCATGCCGCACCGCGGCCGGTTGAACGTTCTGGCCAATATCGCCGGTAAGAGCTACGGGCAGATCTTCCGCGAGTTCGAAGGAACCCAGGATCCGCGCAGCGTACAAGGCTCCGGCGACGTGAAATACCACCTGGGCACCGAGGGCGAGTACACGTCCCGGTCGGGCAACTCGACACAGGTGTACCTCGCAGCGAATCCGTCGCACCTCGAAGCCGTCGACCCCGTCTTGGAAGGAATCACCCGCGCCAAGCAGGACCGTATCGACATGGGCGGCGCCGCGTTCCCGGTGCTGCCGGTGCTGATGCACGGTGATGCGGCGTTCGCCGGGCAGGGCGTCGTCACCGAGACCCTGAATCTGTCCGAACTGCGCGGCTACCGCACCGGCGGCACCATCCATGTCGTCGTGAACAATCAGGTCGGCTTCACCACCGGGCCGGGCTCGGCCCGCTCGTCGTTTTATTCGACCGACGCCGCCAAGATCATCAACGCACCGATCATCCACGTCAACGGCGACGACCCCGAAGCCGTTGTTCGGGCCGCCCGGTTGGCCTTCGACTACCGGCAGGAATTCGCCAAAGACATAGTGATCGACATGATCTGCTACCGCCGCCGCGGGCACAACGAAGGCGACGACCCGTCGATGACGCAGCCGATGATGTACGAGCTGATCGAGGGCAAGCGGTCGGTGCGTCGACTGTACAACGAGGCGCTGATCGGCCGCGGCGATATCAGCAAGGAAGAGGCCGAGCAGGCGCTCAAGGATTACCAGTCGCGGCTCGAGGGCGCATTTGCCGAGACGCACGAGGCGCAGACCTCGGGCATCCCGGTCGTCACCGGGGACACTTCGCCGGTTGCCGACCTGGAGCGCCCGTCGGCCCAGCGCGATGAGCCGAACGCCGCTTCGATCGACACCGCCGTCGACAGGTCCGTCATCGAAACCATCGGCAAAGCGCACGTGTCGCCGCCCGAAGGCTTCACGGTGCACAAGAAGCTCAAGTCGCTGCTGGAGAAACGCCAGCAGATGACGTTGAACGGCAATATCGACTGGGGCTTCGGCGAACTGCTGGCCTTTGGCTCGCTGCTGCTCGAAGGCATACCGGTCCGTCTGTCCGGGCAGGACTCGCGTCGCGGCACGTTCGTGCAGCGTCATTCGGTGCTGATCGACCGGAACAACGGCACCGAGTGGACGCCGCTGTCCAATCTCAGCGACGAGCAGGCCAAGCTGTTGATCTACGACTCGAGTCTGAGCGAATACGCCGTCATGGGCTTCGAATACGGTTACTCCGTCGAACGGTCCGACGCGTTGGTGTTGTGGGAAGCTCAGTTCGGCGATTTCGCCAACGGTGCCCAGTCCATCATGGACGAGTTCATTTCGTCCGCCGAGCAGAAATGGCAGCAGAACTCGTCCGTCGTCCTGCTGCTGCCGCACGGATATGAGGGCCAGGGGCCCGACCATTCATCGGCGCGTATCGAGCGGTACCTGCAGATGTGCGCCGAGAACAATATGACTGTGGCGCTGCCGTCCACGCCGGCATCGCACTTCCATCTGCTTCGCCGGCAGGCTCACGCCCGGCCGCGGCGCCCGCTCATCGTTTTCACCCCGAAGTCGATGCTGCGTCTGAAGGCTGCGGCGTCGGACGTCGAGGACTTCACCGAAGGCCATTTCCAAACGGTCATCGAGGAAACAAGCGAGCAGATCGACCCCAAGAACGTCGACAGGGTGCTCTTGGTCTCCGGAAAGCTCTACTGGGAGCTCGTGGCCGCGCGCGAAAAGGCCGGCGACACCAAGACGGCGATCATCCGCTTCGAACAGCTCTACCCGCTCGTGCCGGCCGATATCGCGGCCGCCCTCGACGGGTACGGCGACGCCGAATTGGTGTGGGTGCAAGAAGAACCGGCCAACCAGGGCCCGTGGCCGTTCATCGCGCTGAACTTGCCCGAACACTTGGGCGGCAAGACGCTGCGCGTTGTGGCCAGGCGGGCCTCGGCCGCCACCGCGACCGGCCTGGGCCGGGTGCACGCCGCCGAGCAAAAGGCTCTGGTCAACAAGGCATTCGAGCGTTAA
- a CDS encoding GuaB1 family IMP dehydrogenase-related protein yields MRFITGQPGTDLTYSDVFLVPSASDVVSRFDVDLSSNDRTGSTIPIAVANMTAVSGRRMAETVARRGGLAILPQDIPVGIVAQTVRWVKSRHTVFETALRCGPDNTVLDAIHLMPKRAHGGVVIVDDDGAVLGVVTESDCTGVDQFTSLDQVMTKDPVTIDTADFDDRGDGALEYAFGVVESSRVPFVPVVRDGVLAGVLTRAGALRSTIYAPAVDESGSLRIGAAVGINGDVAGKAAALVEAGADVLVVDTAHGHQHKMIEALKSIGPVGVPVVAGNVVTAAGVRDLVEAGADIVKVGVGPGAMCTTRMMTAVGRPQFSAVLECAAAARELGASVWADGGVRYPRDVALALAAGARQVMIGSWFAGTFESPGDLKTDSSGRRYKESFGMASSRAVAARTRGDDAFARARKGLFEEGISSSRMMLDPERPGVEDLLDQITSGVRSACTYAGARSVAEFAENALVGVQSAAGYEEGRPLPAGW; encoded by the coding sequence ATGCGATTCATTACCGGACAGCCCGGCACCGACCTCACGTACTCGGATGTGTTTCTCGTGCCGTCCGCCTCGGACGTCGTCTCACGGTTCGACGTCGATTTGAGCAGCAACGATCGAACCGGCTCGACGATTCCGATCGCCGTGGCCAATATGACCGCAGTGTCGGGCCGCCGCATGGCCGAAACCGTTGCCCGACGCGGTGGTTTGGCCATCTTGCCCCAGGACATCCCGGTCGGCATTGTTGCCCAGACCGTCCGCTGGGTGAAGAGCCGGCACACGGTATTCGAGACGGCCTTGCGCTGCGGGCCGGACAATACGGTGCTGGACGCCATTCACCTCATGCCCAAGCGGGCGCACGGCGGCGTCGTGATCGTCGATGACGATGGAGCGGTCCTCGGCGTCGTCACGGAATCGGACTGCACCGGCGTCGACCAGTTCACCTCGCTCGATCAGGTGATGACGAAGGACCCCGTCACCATCGACACGGCCGACTTCGACGATCGCGGCGACGGCGCGTTGGAATATGCGTTCGGCGTGGTGGAGTCGAGCCGGGTGCCGTTCGTGCCGGTGGTGCGCGACGGCGTGTTGGCAGGGGTCCTGACCCGGGCCGGCGCGCTTCGGTCGACGATTTACGCACCTGCCGTCGACGAGTCCGGGTCGTTGCGGATCGGTGCCGCCGTCGGCATCAACGGCGACGTCGCCGGCAAGGCAGCAGCGCTTGTCGAAGCCGGCGCCGACGTGCTGGTTGTCGATACGGCGCACGGGCACCAGCACAAGATGATCGAAGCGTTGAAGTCGATAGGACCCGTGGGGGTGCCGGTGGTGGCCGGCAACGTGGTGACCGCCGCCGGCGTCCGCGATCTGGTGGAGGCCGGTGCCGATATCGTCAAGGTCGGCGTCGGGCCGGGTGCCATGTGCACGACGCGCATGATGACCGCCGTGGGCCGTCCGCAGTTCTCCGCAGTGCTCGAATGTGCCGCCGCGGCGCGCGAACTCGGCGCGTCGGTGTGGGCCGACGGAGGCGTGCGGTATCCGCGCGATGTGGCGTTGGCGTTGGCGGCCGGAGCCCGGCAGGTCATGATCGGCTCGTGGTTCGCCGGCACGTTCGAGAGCCCGGGCGATTTGAAGACCGACAGCTCCGGGCGCCGCTACAAGGAAAGCTTCGGGATGGCGTCCTCGCGCGCCGTCGCAGCCCGCACACGCGGCGACGATGCGTTCGCCCGGGCGCGCAAGGGATTGTTCGAAGAAGGGATCTCCTCGTCGCGCATGATGCTCGACCCGGAACGGCCGGGCGTCGAGGACTTGCTCGACCAGATCACGTCCGGCGTGCGCAGTGCCTGTACGTATGCCGGTGCGCGGTCGGTTGCCGAATTTGCCGAGAACGCGCTCGTCGGCGTGCAGTCCGCCGCCGGATACGAGGAGGGGCGTCCGCTACCCGCGGGTTGGTAG
- a CDS encoding hemolysin family protein, with product MEWILLALAIVLTAGTGLFVIAEFSLITLDRPMVEDAVKRGEAGSKQLLRGVRTLSTQLSSAQVGITLTTLLTGFLMEPSLGRLLAGPLEDLGVPGSKSVALTIALIAATVFSMLIGELVPKNLAITSPLAAGRRVAAFQLSFTLVFKPLVALLNGTANLVLHWMGLSPQEENSSGRAPQELVALVRRSAEAGTLDAQTATLLTRSLAFSERTAADVMTPRTQVYSVRKSTTAAELVTIARRTGFSRFPVVGSSRDDIIGVVHLKTAIAVPHENRHQAFVGSLMREAVQLPETVRLDPLLLELRGKGLQMAVVVDEFGGTAGVVTLEDVVEELVGEVADEHDRSRSGARRTVDGSWMMPGLLRPDEARRETGAAIPEDSAYETLGGYLMTELGRVPEVGDRIAIPAGILRVERMHRRRVDRVRFIPSLGAAAKQGGADESASSDRRRNKAGGHTDA from the coding sequence ATGGAATGGATCCTCTTAGCGCTGGCCATCGTCTTAACTGCCGGCACCGGCCTATTCGTCATCGCCGAATTCTCACTCATCACGTTGGATCGGCCGATGGTCGAGGACGCCGTGAAACGCGGGGAAGCCGGCAGCAAGCAGTTGCTGCGCGGAGTCCGGACGCTGTCGACGCAGCTGTCGTCGGCGCAGGTCGGTATTACGCTGACCACGCTGTTGACGGGCTTTTTGATGGAGCCCTCGCTCGGGAGGCTGCTTGCGGGGCCGCTGGAGGACCTCGGCGTGCCGGGGTCCAAAAGCGTGGCCTTGACCATTGCACTCATCGCGGCGACTGTCTTTTCCATGCTCATCGGCGAACTGGTGCCGAAGAACCTGGCCATCACATCCCCATTGGCGGCCGGACGCCGTGTCGCCGCGTTCCAGCTGTCGTTCACGCTGGTGTTCAAGCCGCTCGTCGCTCTGCTGAACGGCACCGCCAATTTGGTGCTGCATTGGATGGGCCTTTCCCCCCAGGAGGAGAATTCATCGGGCCGGGCTCCGCAGGAACTGGTTGCCCTGGTCCGCAGGTCCGCCGAGGCCGGCACCCTGGACGCGCAGACGGCAACGCTGCTGACCAGGTCGCTGGCGTTCTCGGAGCGGACCGCAGCCGACGTGATGACTCCGCGGACGCAGGTGTACTCGGTGCGCAAGAGCACGACCGCAGCCGAACTCGTCACGATTGCCCGGCGGACCGGGTTCTCGCGCTTTCCGGTCGTCGGGTCGTCCCGGGACGACATCATTGGCGTCGTGCACCTCAAGACCGCAATCGCCGTACCGCACGAGAACCGGCACCAGGCCTTTGTCGGATCGCTGATGCGCGAAGCCGTCCAACTTCCCGAGACGGTGCGGCTCGACCCGCTGCTACTCGAACTGCGCGGTAAGGGCTTGCAGATGGCGGTGGTCGTCGATGAATTCGGGGGGACGGCCGGCGTCGTGACGTTGGAAGACGTCGTGGAGGAACTTGTCGGCGAGGTCGCCGACGAACACGACAGATCCCGGTCCGGCGCGCGCCGCACCGTCGACGGGTCGTGGATGATGCCCGGGCTGCTCCGGCCCGACGAAGCACGCCGCGAAACCGGAGCGGCAATTCCCGAGGACTCGGCATACGAAACACTCGGCGGTTACCTTATGACCGAGTTGGGCCGGGTGCCGGAGGTCGGTGACCGGATCGCCATCCCGGCCGGCATATTGCGGGTCGAACGAATGCACCGGCGGCGAGTTGACCGCGTCCGGTTCATCCCGAGCCTGGGCGCGGCAGCGAAGCAGGGCGGCGCCGACGAGTCCGCGTCGTCCGACCGACGCCGGAACAAAGCGGGAGGGCACACCGATGCATAG
- a CDS encoding hemolysin family protein, with the protein MHSAVGLIWLVVLLLGNAFFVSAEFSIVAARRSQIEPRAEAGSRAAITTLYAMEHVSLMLAVCQLGITVCSLLIGDVAEPALHHLLVGPLDFLGVPAGASTIIAFALAMIVVVYLHVVVGEMVPKNLALAASGRAAMFLAPPLVYLGKVVKFVTGPLNAAANGLLRLVGITPRGEVNSTFTVEEVQSIMSESMREGKLTDTTGVLAGALGFSELTAADVMVERASLVTLPNACTPTDVERLVGKNGFSRFLVTGDDGDLVAYVHIKDVLYADERPELMDEPIADKRFRALVSVAHDDDLEDAMATMQRSGIHVARVIDPDGTTSGVIFLEDVIEELVGEIRDAMQEEERKRV; encoded by the coding sequence ATGCATAGCGCGGTTGGCCTGATCTGGCTCGTCGTCCTGCTGCTGGGCAACGCGTTCTTCGTGTCGGCCGAGTTTTCGATAGTTGCGGCGCGTCGCAGCCAGATCGAACCGCGCGCCGAAGCCGGATCGCGGGCGGCGATCACCACGCTGTACGCAATGGAACACGTGTCATTGATGCTGGCCGTGTGCCAGCTGGGCATCACCGTGTGCTCGCTGTTGATCGGCGACGTCGCCGAGCCGGCGTTGCACCATCTGCTGGTCGGCCCGCTGGACTTCCTGGGCGTGCCGGCCGGAGCATCGACGATCATCGCTTTCGCCCTGGCCATGATCGTCGTGGTGTATTTGCACGTGGTCGTGGGGGAGATGGTCCCGAAGAACCTGGCACTTGCCGCCAGCGGCCGAGCCGCCATGTTCCTGGCACCGCCGTTGGTGTACCTGGGCAAGGTCGTCAAATTCGTGACGGGCCCGCTGAACGCGGCCGCCAACGGATTGCTGCGGCTCGTGGGCATCACCCCGCGCGGAGAAGTGAACTCCACGTTCACCGTCGAAGAAGTGCAATCGATAATGTCCGAATCGATGCGCGAGGGCAAGCTGACCGATACGACGGGCGTGCTGGCCGGGGCGTTGGGGTTTTCCGAGCTGACGGCCGCCGACGTGATGGTCGAACGGGCGTCGCTGGTGACGTTGCCCAATGCCTGCACGCCGACCGATGTGGAACGGCTGGTCGGCAAGAACGGCTTTTCACGGTTCCTCGTGACCGGGGACGACGGCGATCTGGTCGCCTACGTGCACATCAAGGACGTGCTGTACGCCGATGAACGCCCGGAGCTGATGGACGAGCCGATTGCGGACAAACGCTTCCGCGCACTGGTGAGCGTGGCTCACGACGACGACCTCGAAGACGCCATGGCGACCATGCAGCGCAGCGGCATCCACGTGGCCCGCGTGATCGATCCGGACGGGACGACGTCCGGCGTCATCTTCTTGGAAGACGTCATCGAAGAACTCGTCGGTGAGATCCGCGACGCCATGCAAGAAGAGGAACGTAAACGCGTTTAA
- a CDS encoding L,D-transpeptidase has product MTGCSSSGPAKDNAESPSPTPTPTPISVKTAHAASGNVAFGKPVTLKASEGSIKSMSVTGPHGKDIKGTVAQGGKAWRSAGPIKPAGTWKWTATGTNGTRTKGRVSATKAKSKEHATVNIGRDETVGIAAPVIVNFQANVKDKANLERHMTVRMRPHGSHGAWKKASGSWAWMYAAPGTEKAHFRPKKFWPAHTDVRVDLPLGTLDWGGGMTGRTDITMRFTIGRSQIVKADAKKHNIVVYRDGKKVHTYPASYGMDSVKDRNTRSGIHVVTEKYKVKRMTSERWGYDLKERWAVRINNNGEFIHANPATTGDQGSRNVSHGCINLSTANARAYYSTAIYGDPVVVTGTKTQLSDSLTELYDWALSWQKWKSLSALN; this is encoded by the coding sequence GTGACCGGATGTTCGAGCTCGGGCCCGGCCAAGGACAACGCCGAATCGCCGTCCCCGACGCCCACCCCGACCCCCATCAGCGTGAAGACGGCGCACGCCGCATCCGGCAACGTCGCGTTCGGCAAGCCCGTGACGCTCAAGGCGTCCGAGGGTTCGATCAAGTCGATGTCCGTGACGGGACCGCACGGCAAGGACATCAAGGGGACGGTGGCCCAGGGCGGCAAGGCATGGCGGTCGGCCGGGCCGATCAAACCGGCAGGCACGTGGAAATGGACGGCGACCGGCACCAACGGCACCCGGACGAAGGGCCGGGTCTCGGCGACCAAGGCCAAGTCGAAGGAACATGCCACGGTCAATATCGGCAGGGACGAAACCGTCGGCATCGCGGCCCCCGTCATAGTGAACTTCCAGGCCAATGTGAAAGACAAGGCCAATCTGGAACGGCATATGACGGTGCGGATGCGTCCGCACGGCTCTCACGGCGCGTGGAAGAAGGCAAGCGGTTCGTGGGCGTGGATGTACGCAGCGCCGGGCACCGAGAAGGCGCATTTCCGGCCGAAGAAGTTCTGGCCGGCCCATACCGACGTCCGCGTCGATCTGCCGCTCGGCACGCTCGACTGGGGCGGGGGAATGACGGGCCGCACGGATATCACCATGCGGTTCACCATCGGCCGCTCGCAAATCGTCAAAGCCGATGCGAAGAAGCACAATATCGTCGTGTACCGGGACGGCAAGAAGGTGCACACGTATCCGGCGTCGTACGGCATGGACTCGGTCAAGGACCGCAACACGCGCTCGGGCATTCATGTCGTGACGGAGAAATACAAGGTCAAGCGCATGACGTCCGAACGCTGGGGGTACGACCTGAAGGAGCGCTGGGCCGTGCGCATCAACAACAACGGTGAGTTCATCCACGCGAACCCCGCAACTACCGGAGACCAGGGCAGCCGCAACGTCTCACACGGATGCATCAACCTGTCGACGGCCAATGCTCGCGCGTATTACTCGACCGCGATCTACGGGGACCCGGTAGTGGTGACCGGGACGAAGACGCAACTTTCCGATTCGCTGACCGAGTTGTACGACTGGGCACTGTCCTGGCAGAAGTGGAAGAGTCTGTCGGCTCTGAACTAG
- a CDS encoding M15 family metallopeptidase: MASHRAETDHRAETASRRTRRKPRRRSSLRRAALTITSIAAGAAVAVGGLSLSGALDSPAAAHVDSSPASKQLTALSPQHIGGRATSGSQVQQDKSASGKGPSANSAGGSARSITRQVLPGCSGELPSGSASNGMLPDSWLCKIGVGNFKLRADAAVAFAVMNAAYKADTGKSLCLTDAYRSMAVQEAARANKPGLAAVPGTSQHGWGIAIDFGCKGQQSGRGQQWNWLIKNSKKYGWENPEWAKTSKFEPWHFEYAPGRGKK, encoded by the coding sequence GTGGCCTCTCACCGCGCAGAGACCGATCACCGCGCAGAGACCGCTTCCCGTCGCACCCGCAGGAAACCGCGTCGCCGGAGTTCGCTGCGACGGGCCGCGCTGACGATCACCAGCATCGCCGCCGGTGCCGCAGTGGCGGTCGGCGGATTGTCCTTGTCCGGCGCCCTGGACAGTCCCGCCGCGGCACACGTCGACTCCTCGCCGGCTTCAAAGCAGCTCACGGCGCTGTCGCCGCAACACATCGGCGGTCGAGCGACGTCCGGCTCGCAGGTGCAGCAGGACAAATCGGCCTCCGGCAAGGGCCCGTCGGCCAACTCGGCCGGGGGCAGCGCCCGCTCCATCACCCGCCAGGTACTGCCCGGATGCAGCGGCGAATTGCCGAGCGGATCGGCGAGCAACGGCATGCTCCCGGACAGCTGGCTGTGCAAAATCGGCGTCGGCAACTTCAAACTGCGCGCCGACGCGGCGGTCGCGTTCGCCGTGATGAACGCCGCCTACAAGGCCGACACCGGGAAGAGTCTTTGCTTGACGGACGCGTATCGATCGATGGCAGTCCAGGAAGCGGCCCGCGCGAACAAGCCCGGCCTTGCCGCCGTCCCGGGAACAAGCCAGCACGGCTGGGGGATCGCCATCGACTTCGGCTGCAAAGGCCAGCAGAGCGGCCGGGGACAGCAGTGGAACTGGCTGATCAAGAATTCGAAAAAGTACGGCTGGGAAAACCCCGAGTGGGCGAAGACCAGCAAGTTCGAACCGTGGCATTTCGAGTACGCCCCGGGCCGCGGGAAGAAATAA
- a CDS encoding CynX/NimT family MFS transporter yields MTQAQSTQTVKRPLWAGRTLALIGIVLAAFNLRTAVTSIPPLFDVVGGELGFGNGFTSVLGMMPTAAFAVFGFSTPIIARRFGLEVTAIAAMVLAAGGQFGRVLVDSPSVFLVFSVVSLAGMGAGNVVLPPLVKRYFPDRIGGLSAMYLVILQFGTMLPALVTVPIANAVGWKLSLASWGVIAVAAVVPWLGPAFAQRKGNRAGTLVERSRPDDGTASVSAASGAAPADGDAMPVRQPRGRVWRSPIAIGLTLMFGSTSLNTYALFTWLPKIVVDAGRSAEFGGAMLSLFSGLGLVAGLLMPIVATRVRHPYPFVWACIAFFVAGYLGLWLAPGHGTVFWVILAGLGPSTFPMSLTLVNVRTRTASGSAALSGFMQGIGYALACLGPLLFGLVHEATGSWTAPFGTLGLSLVMLAVGGYFACRPHYLEDTWHAKDPVRV; encoded by the coding sequence ATGACGCAGGCCCAATCGACGCAAACCGTCAAGCGCCCGCTATGGGCCGGCCGGACACTTGCACTCATCGGCATCGTGCTGGCCGCTTTCAACCTGCGGACCGCCGTCACGTCGATCCCGCCGCTTTTCGACGTGGTCGGCGGAGAACTCGGCTTCGGCAACGGGTTCACATCGGTGCTGGGGATGATGCCGACCGCCGCGTTTGCCGTATTTGGCTTCAGCACGCCGATCATCGCTCGCCGATTCGGTCTTGAAGTGACGGCCATCGCCGCCATGGTACTGGCTGCAGGCGGCCAGTTCGGGCGAGTCCTTGTCGACTCGCCCAGCGTGTTCCTCGTGTTCTCGGTTGTCTCGCTTGCCGGCATGGGCGCCGGTAACGTCGTGCTGCCGCCGTTGGTCAAGCGATACTTCCCGGACCGGATCGGCGGCTTGAGCGCCATGTACCTGGTCATCTTGCAATTCGGCACCATGCTGCCGGCACTCGTGACCGTCCCGATCGCGAACGCCGTGGGGTGGAAGCTCTCGTTGGCCAGCTGGGGTGTGATCGCCGTTGCCGCCGTCGTGCCGTGGCTCGGACCGGCGTTCGCTCAGCGCAAGGGCAACCGTGCCGGCACGCTGGTCGAGCGGTCCCGGCCGGACGACGGCACGGCGTCCGTATCCGCGGCGTCCGGAGCCGCACCCGCCGACGGCGACGCAATGCCGGTCCGGCAGCCGCGCGGACGGGTCTGGCGTTCACCCATTGCCATCGGCCTCACTCTCATGTTCGGATCGACATCGCTGAACACCTATGCCCTGTTCACGTGGCTTCCGAAAATCGTGGTGGACGCCGGGCGCTCTGCCGAGTTCGGGGGCGCCATGCTCAGCCTGTTCTCCGGCCTGGGACTCGTTGCCGGCTTGCTGATGCCGATTGTCGCAACTCGCGTGCGCCATCCGTATCCGTTCGTGTGGGCCTGCATCGCGTTCTTCGTGGCCGGCTACCTCGGGCTGTGGCTGGCCCCGGGGCACGGAACGGTGTTCTGGGTGATCCTGGCCGGACTCGGGCCGTCGACATTCCCGATGTCGCTCACGCTGGTGAACGTCCGCACCCGAACGGCAAGCGGGTCGGCCGCGCTGTCCGGGTTCATGCAGGGGATCGGCTATGCGCTGGCCTGCCTCGGTCCGTTGCTCTTCGGGCTCGTGCACGAAGCGACCGGAAGCTGGACGGCGCCGTTCGGCACGCTCGGCCTCAGCCTCGTCATGCTGGCCGTCGGCGGGTACTTCGCATGCCGGCCGCACTATCTCGAAGACACGTGGCATGCAAAGGACCCCGTCCGGGTCTAG